From a single Streptomyces liliifuscus genomic region:
- a CDS encoding DUF397 domain-containing protein, producing MTPTAASAEADSSLKWFKSSYSSNDGPECVEVAIAHATAARVHVRDSKDKHGAQLAFAGPAWAEFVGHARRSA from the coding sequence ATGACCCCCACCGCCGCCTCCGCCGAAGCCGACTCCTCACTGAAGTGGTTCAAGAGCAGTTACAGCAGCAACGACGGCCCCGAGTGCGTCGAGGTCGCGATAGCCCACGCCACCGCCGCCCGTGTCCACGTCCGCGACTCCAAGGACAAGCACGGCGCCCAGCTCGCGTTCGCGGGCCCGGCGTGGGCCGAGTTCGTCGGCCACGCCCGTCGGTCAGCGTGA
- a CDS encoding ATP-binding protein → MQAATLSDVNYGIQAPAQPVLAARHFTILLSVTRRGARLARLLTERQLVEWEAESEPALQVVAELAANAVFHGRVPGRDFRLTLRLDEVGVLRVEVTDARGDRHPRIKDPVGDGEESGRGLLLVAAYADGWGVVDGPGPGCKTVWAEVRPDRGRT, encoded by the coding sequence ATGCAGGCGGCCACGCTGAGTGACGTGAACTACGGAATCCAAGCCCCCGCCCAACCGGTCCTCGCCGCCCGGCACTTCACGATCCTGCTCTCCGTGACCCGCCGCGGCGCCCGCCTGGCCCGCCTGCTCACGGAGCGCCAACTCGTGGAATGGGAAGCCGAGTCCGAGCCTGCGCTGCAGGTGGTCGCGGAACTCGCCGCGAACGCCGTGTTCCACGGACGCGTCCCCGGCCGGGACTTCAGGCTGACGCTCAGGCTCGACGAGGTCGGCGTGCTGCGCGTGGAGGTGACCGACGCCCGGGGCGACCGGCACCCGCGTATCAAGGACCCGGTCGGTGACGGGGAGGAGTCGGGGCGCGGTCTGTTGCTCGTGGCGGCGTACGCGGACGGGTGGGGCGTGGTGGACGGCCCGGGGCCGGGCTGCAAGACGGTGTGGGCCGAGGTGAGGCCGGATCGTGGACGGACGTGA
- a CDS encoding RNA polymerase sigma factor, translating into MDELQQTRTTAAQGLALPQVPDVKPEAPDVEKQQDFSKYYAEHMGKLIRHLMRQGAEPHEAAEAAQAAFVEAYATWRKIEHPGPWLRRVAFRLLLRQPIREVLPGELPDTASPHCPVRNVEIRQEEERVLAALSELSPTQRRVMAWHLDKYRTKEIAEELDISQEAVRKNLERARKQLKQSLGTAEGGEQ; encoded by the coding sequence GTGGATGAGTTGCAGCAGACGCGCACGACAGCCGCTCAGGGGTTAGCGCTACCCCAAGTGCCGGATGTGAAGCCGGAAGCGCCGGATGTGGAGAAGCAGCAGGACTTCTCCAAGTACTACGCAGAGCACATGGGCAAGTTGATCCGTCACCTCATGCGGCAGGGCGCCGAACCGCATGAGGCTGCGGAGGCGGCCCAGGCGGCATTCGTGGAGGCTTACGCGACGTGGAGAAAGATCGAGCATCCCGGCCCATGGCTGCGACGTGTTGCCTTCCGTCTCCTCCTACGCCAGCCCATACGCGAAGTGTTGCCCGGCGAGCTTCCCGATACGGCGTCACCCCACTGTCCAGTACGGAACGTGGAGATACGCCAGGAAGAAGAGCGCGTTCTTGCTGCACTCTCCGAACTGTCGCCGACCCAAAGGCGGGTGATGGCTTGGCACCTGGACAAATACAGAACCAAGGAGATTGCTGAAGAGTTGGACATATCCCAGGAAGCGGTGAGGAAAAACCTGGAGCGAGCTCGGAAGCAGCTCAAGCAGAGTCTTGGAACAGCGGAAGGAGGCGAGCAGTGA
- a CDS encoding Imm10 family immunity protein, producing MAYRFTARAIAAEVDHANDVMQAGVAEHDSGEGFLLLFMSNIGEASRQNVSLGLDTYCLVTQDQGTAYGCVREVSLSDNVLSLSLDPASLDDLELENAEIEALLDAPEEDIERLREVLAQVLAYGREDARPGRVDL from the coding sequence ATGGCTTACAGATTCACGGCTCGTGCGATAGCTGCAGAAGTCGACCACGCCAACGACGTCATGCAGGCGGGTGTCGCCGAGCACGACAGCGGCGAGGGCTTCTTACTCCTGTTCATGAGCAACATCGGCGAAGCGTCGCGTCAGAACGTGTCGCTCGGCCTCGACACCTACTGCCTGGTGACTCAAGACCAGGGCACGGCCTACGGCTGTGTCCGCGAGGTGTCCCTGTCGGACAACGTGCTCAGTCTGTCGCTGGACCCTGCGTCGTTGGATGACTTGGAGTTGGAGAACGCGGAGATCGAGGCATTGCTCGACGCTCCGGAAGAGGACATCGAGCGGCTGCGTGAGGTGCTCGCGCAGGTGCTGGCGTACGGGCGCGAGGATGCCCGTCCGGGACGTGTCGATCTCTAG
- a CDS encoding helix-turn-helix domain-containing protein gives MEDEEATAVLKAVGRQIKAWREAAGMRQSEFGAAIGYGEEMVSSVERGRRVPQPEFLDKADEVLDAGGKLSAMKKDVAEARYPKKVRDLANLEAEAVELGAYANHNMHGLLQTETYARSLFAMRRPAYTEDEIDRQVAARMARQSVFERVPAPLLTFVQEEVTLRRPIGGRMVLRQQLERLLEVGRLRHVEIQVMPTDREDHAGMGGPLQLLKLQGGKALGHSEGQLHSRLIADPKEVQIVEMRYGMIRAQALTPRESLALIEKVLGET, from the coding sequence GTGGAGGACGAGGAGGCGACAGCCGTACTCAAGGCCGTCGGGCGTCAGATCAAGGCGTGGCGGGAAGCCGCCGGGATGCGGCAGTCCGAGTTCGGGGCTGCCATCGGATACGGCGAGGAGATGGTCTCGTCTGTGGAGCGGGGGCGGCGGGTGCCCCAGCCGGAGTTCCTCGACAAGGCGGACGAGGTTCTCGATGCGGGCGGCAAGCTCTCGGCGATGAAGAAGGACGTGGCCGAGGCCAGGTACCCCAAGAAGGTGCGGGATCTGGCGAACCTGGAGGCCGAGGCGGTCGAACTCGGCGCGTACGCCAACCACAACATGCACGGTCTGCTGCAGACGGAGACCTACGCGCGGTCGCTGTTCGCGATGAGACGGCCCGCGTACACCGAGGACGAGATCGACCGCCAGGTCGCCGCACGCATGGCCCGGCAGTCCGTCTTCGAGCGCGTGCCCGCACCGCTGCTCACCTTTGTCCAGGAAGAGGTGACGCTACGGCGGCCCATCGGCGGCAGAATGGTGCTGCGACAACAGCTCGAACGCCTGTTGGAAGTGGGAAGGTTGAGGCACGTGGAGATCCAGGTCATGCCGACGGATCGTGAGGATCACGCGGGCATGGGCGGCCCGCTCCAGTTGCTGAAACTTCAGGGCGGCAAGGCGTTGGGGCACTCGGAAGGTCAGCTGCACAGTCGCCTGATCGCTGATCCGAAAGAGGTTCAGATCGTCGAGATGCGCTATGGCATGATCCGGGCGCAGGCTCTCACGCCGCGGGAGTCACTGGCCCTGATCGAGAAAGTTCTGGGAGAGACATGA
- a CDS encoding helix-turn-helix domain-containing protein: MTDQHFSARTRARTGRSHQGVGHVDEHHDERFTVVGNHLAQHSELSLTAIGLAVHIHSLRSGTLVGIKALAARFPEGETRIASALRELETHGYLARTKERLPSGRIVTRTISYNKPRTRTAPRPRKPHGDTTPPPPPTPVVPTPPPPGPHDLPAHRTARDVLAVLRNHDPRLHLSEQDVRRLAPAVATWLERGVAPDDVSRTLAAGMPQDGVRHPAGFLAHRLTALLPHPSHRPSQNHPARPPSRTATTATEPSGPRHRAAAGAATRPTRPERQRRREWRRK; this comes from the coding sequence ATGACTGATCAGCACTTTAGCGCGCGCACGCGCGCCCGGACCGGCCGTTCCCACCAAGGAGTGGGCCACGTCGACGAGCACCACGATGAACGATTCACCGTGGTCGGAAACCACCTGGCCCAGCATTCGGAGCTGTCATTGACGGCCATCGGTCTGGCGGTCCACATCCACTCGCTCCGCAGCGGCACGCTCGTCGGCATCAAGGCACTGGCGGCGAGGTTCCCCGAGGGAGAGACGAGGATCGCCTCGGCCCTGCGGGAGCTGGAGACCCACGGCTACCTGGCCCGCACCAAGGAACGCCTCCCCTCGGGCCGCATCGTGACGCGCACGATCTCGTACAACAAGCCGAGAACGCGCACGGCCCCGCGCCCGCGGAAGCCGCACGGCGACACGACTCCGCCCCCGCCCCCCACCCCGGTCGTGCCGACACCACCCCCGCCGGGCCCCCACGACCTCCCCGCCCACCGCACCGCCCGCGACGTCCTCGCAGTCCTTCGCAACCACGACCCCCGACTCCACCTCAGCGAGCAGGACGTACGCCGCCTCGCCCCCGCGGTGGCCACCTGGCTGGAACGAGGCGTAGCCCCGGACGACGTAAGCCGAACGCTCGCGGCAGGAATGCCCCAGGACGGCGTACGCCACCCAGCAGGCTTCCTGGCCCACCGCCTCACGGCACTCCTTCCCCACCCCTCCCACCGGCCCTCCCAGAACCACCCCGCCCGTCCCCCCTCCAGAACTGCGACGACTGCGACCGAGCCTTCCGGTCCGCGACACCGGGCCGCTGCCGGGGCTGCAACACGGCCCACCAGGCCCGAGCGGCAGCGGCGTAGGGAATGGCGTAGGAAATGA